The following are from one region of the Cumulibacter manganitolerans genome:
- a CDS encoding VOC family protein yields the protein MTGMRLRWYTVVVDSLDVRAQARWWAEVLDWVQVYDADDECVIVPRHASADPISAEEWDRAGPGIVFVTVPETKTIKNRLHLDLAPHLDDDRDAQIERLLAMGARRVDVGQDDEKVGWTVLADPEGNEFCVLSSRDR from the coding sequence ATGACTGGAATGCGGCTGCGCTGGTACACCGTCGTCGTCGACAGCCTGGACGTGCGCGCCCAGGCCAGGTGGTGGGCGGAGGTGCTCGACTGGGTCCAGGTGTACGACGCCGACGACGAGTGCGTCATCGTGCCCCGGCACGCGAGCGCCGACCCGATCAGCGCCGAGGAATGGGATCGCGCCGGGCCGGGCATCGTGTTCGTGACGGTTCCCGAGACCAAGACCATCAAGAACCGGCTGCACCTCGACCTCGCGCCGCACCTCGACGACGACCGGGACGCCCAGATCGAGCGGCTGCTCGCCATGGGGGCCCGCCGCGTCGACGTCGGGCAGGACGACGAGAAGGTCGGCTGGACGGTGCTCGCGGACCCCGAGGGCAACGAGTTCTGCGTGCTGTCCTCCCGCGACCGGTAG
- a CDS encoding PH domain-containing protein encodes MGFPENILTKDEKVVRSLHPHWLTVLAPTVIGILIIAAAWLIVAMTPVNPTWDVVDWIIIGLGVLLLIIFVLVPFLRWRTTRYVITTNRVAVRRGVLSKSGQDIGLSKITDVSFHQSFLDRIIRSGSLHIETAGDGPDEDIANIPRSNQVQQLLNRLVEEDAARRGGFGAGGHRAYDATSGSGSYGGAAANDARGSDPAYDPRGEPRPDRTDRTDRAERRPDAGPDEWETPPLR; translated from the coding sequence ATGGGCTTTCCCGAGAACATCCTGACCAAGGACGAGAAGGTCGTACGCAGCCTGCACCCGCACTGGCTGACCGTCCTCGCGCCGACGGTGATCGGCATCCTGATCATCGCGGCGGCCTGGCTGATCGTCGCCATGACGCCGGTCAACCCGACCTGGGACGTCGTCGACTGGATCATCATCGGCCTCGGAGTCCTGCTGCTGATCATCTTCGTGCTGGTGCCGTTCCTGCGCTGGCGCACGACCCGCTACGTGATCACCACCAACCGGGTCGCCGTCCGCCGTGGCGTGCTGTCGAAGTCCGGCCAGGACATCGGCCTGTCGAAGATCACCGACGTCTCCTTCCACCAGTCGTTCCTCGATCGGATCATCCGCTCGGGCTCCCTGCACATCGAGACCGCGGGCGACGGGCCGGACGAGGACATCGCGAACATCCCGCGCAGCAACCAGGTGCAGCAGCTGCTCAACCGGCTCGTCGAGGAGGACGCCGCGCGCCGCGGCGGCTTCGGCGCGGGCGGGCACCGCGCGTACGACGCGACGTCCGGCAGCGGCTCGTACGGCGGCGCCGCGGCGAACGACGCCCGCGGCAGCGACCCGGCGTACGACCCCCGTGGGGAGCCGCGCCCGGACCGCACCGACCGCACCGACCGCGCGGAGCGCCGGCCGGACGCCGGACCGGACGAATGGGAGACCCCGCCGCTGCGCTGA